tgcttccctctcctcccactGAGGCCTTCATCGGGTGGACAGGTGCTCTATAAGCCCACGGCCATCATACGTGTATGGCCAATTCCGCAATCCTACCATTAACATTTATGTTGAGGACCAGGTATGTAGGCCTATAGATCTCCGGCCTCTGCTGCCCTGCTTGGGTCCCTGAATGTAAACTTCTGAATtgatgccgctgcagccaatcactgactgcagcgcagacctgctccccttgcgaCATGTGGCAATTGGTTTACATCCAGCAGTGTGCCAGCGACAGGAAGCAGGTAGGTATGCTTCCCTGCATTGGTCTGCCcagaaacacccccccccctcccccaaacgtGCACaaccctaataaaaataaaaaaaattatatatttccgAAGACCAACAACAATGATGTTGCCTACATACCTGACCGCACATGCATTTCCTGCAGGCCCTTTATTCCCACGACCAGATACCAATGCACACGGACAGAGATCCATCTACAATCGGTGCCTGCCAACTGTTTTGaagctgcaactcccagcatgctttgatTGTCTGCcactgtcagggcatgctgagagtCGTACACACAACTGCATATTACAGGATGCCGCTAGGAATATCATAAAGTATATAGGACATAAATACAACACCTTCCTATTCTTCTAATACTGGGACACTTTATAAACCCTTCATCTCTGGAACGACTTGCCTTCGTGAAAGGTCTGCGGCTCGCTGGGAGTTCTGCGCTCAACAAGCAGTAAGACTAAGGCCTCATAACACAACCGTATTGTATGCCGCGTTCTGCGAGAGGTCCCATTGAACACAGCGCTGGAAAATCGCTGCTTTTATGAGAAAACTGTGTCCGATACGCGGCATGCTGCAATCTATTTCTAATGCAGACTCTGCAAGGGTTGCCACCATATTGGGATTGGAGATacaatcttaaagggaacctgtcacccaaaaatcgcctattaagctgtttacagtaccttatagtgctgtatactcgtttcttgatgcactttttgttcgttttcccgcatgtctgctcattcagaaatcgatgttatattcagctgctgccccgtgcttcaagtcaggcttgaagtcacgggggcagcggcctcggcgtcttacatggccctctccccgccccctgcctctgttactgacagccgaactccgaatccgggaccgcgctcaacggccgcatgcgcagtaaagggcggcaggagcgcggtcccggctgccgcgcgtactacgcgccgtcttactttcgccgcactgcgcatgcgcccgacatcctgtatcaaacgcgcccgcgcccagatgccgggcgcgggcgcgtttgatacaggatgtcgggcgcatgcgcagtgcagcgaaagtaagacggcgcgtagtacgcgcggcagccgggaccgcgctcctgccgccctttactgcgcatgcggccgttgagcgcgggtcccggattcggagttcggctgtcagtaacagaggcagggggcggggagagggccatgtaagacgccgaggccgctgcccccgtgacttcaagcctgacttgaagcacggggcagcagctgaatataacatcgatttctgaatgagcatacatgcgggaaaacgaacaaaaagtgcatcaagaaacgagtatacagcactataaggtactgtaaacagcttaataggcgatttttgggtgacaggttccctttaatgcatttCAGTGGGGTATTTggaatcacacacacacaccacagctGCATGACTGTAGCGTCAGTGTTTTGGCACACCAGCCACATGTGCAATGGTAGTGAACGAGAACCTGAAGCGCCAAGTTTCAGGtaaccattttctgctgtttaaaTTACCCTACTGTCCAGCGTACCtaaaaaggtggccatacactgtAGGTAGCCACAGGACAGATGTCATTCCTCTGACGCTATCCCTCCCGAACCCCCACAAGCTCAGCAGGTGTTCTCATTTTGGGGGAAGGTGTCAGGACTCCCCCATGCACTTTAGATGTTCAGCTGGTGACTCCAAAATCTTAAAGTTCGCTCtacgtgtatggccaccttataCACCACAGTGCCTATAAGTATAGctacaaaaacacagaaaaaaaaaatatcatgacaAACATGCAGTCTCGTAACTGAGTCACCGTCAGGTACAACAGTAAAGTTTAGTATTAGATTCACGACACCTACGGCACTGGTCATTGTGGGGGCAATTACTGAGGTCAGGACGGCTGCATGCAAAAGACCCCAAAATAAAAAGGGATAAGTGATAATGAGATCATCATTAGGGGTCTAACCTatggaacccccactgatcccagaaACAGGGAGCCCGTTCCCATGTCGTGACGGAGCAGCAGGTCGAGCGCgtgcactgccgctccattcatctctatgggactgctggagatagccgagtgctGTACTCCATTTCTGGCAGGTCACATAGAGATAAATTGAGTAGTCGTGCACATGCTTGATCCGTCACTCTGTTCATATTGGGGGGCGCAATCTTTCTCAGTGGAGGTCTTACCCCGGGGACGCCCACTGATCAATTAGTTATAGGGGATCCAGAACACCCCTGTAATGGCCTAAGCTCATACATACTGTCCTTTGTGGGAATTCTCCCTCAACGACAAAATACTTTGCCTCCATTCTTATGTGCACATGATGCCAATGGCTACACAAGTAGTAAGGCAATGAGTGAAGGAAATGACACTTGTTTTCCTTTTGCAATATTATAtgacatatatacatttttaatccATTATCACTGTAGACAGAGGAACAATTACAAAATGGATCAAGTATATCATTGacagaaattatatatatattttcccaaATGACCTAAAACAGTTATAATATTGGTTTAGTACGTTTCAGTGAACTCAAGGGAGGCGTCTGTGCCCCCAGAGACCACCAACTGCATAAGGCTACTAAAAGGCAATTGGTACAAAGAGGCTAAAACCCGGCATGAGTCGGACCAGGGTTGACAAGAGATACGGTCCGGCAAACCGTTACAAGAAGTGTGACCCATGGTGACGGCAAGGCCACGGCTGTCAGACGTTGCACACTAGTCTGAGTAACTGCACTCCGATAGAAGAAGTCAGCGTGAATCTCATGAAACACTCATACTGGTTTCTACTGGGGTGTGATGCCCTCTTGCACTGGTCATTATACTCCACAAGTTACCATGCAGAATGAAGGTCTCTCATAGAATGGctttaaagcagggatgcccaacctgcagccctccagcttttgcaaaactacaactcccagcacgcctCGACTCCATACGGCataggcatggtgggagttgtagttttgaaacagctggagggctgcaggttgggcatccctgctttaaagAATACTATAAAACTGCGAGCATGTACCAAGTACTGTAAATCAGGTCATAGTCCCTTTAAATTATTCACATAGGTCCTGTTAACACTTAAATAGCATGGCCTTATGTGCACCCATCATAAGACTGGTTCACTTTAAAGGGACGCTGCCATCGACTATtcaacttatttttttttgtttgttttttaaatgggTGGAaggttttcatattttttttttaaagggggtgtccaggaCTAGATAAAGATAGCTGCCttgttccaaaaacagcaccacacccatcaacaggttgtgtgtggtattacagctcaccCCCATTCACAATGGAGCCAGGCTACACCAGCAGGCACAACCCCTGGACAGGAGTGGGGCTGTATTTAACCCTTAGCATAGCAGAGAGTCTCACTTGCCGTTCTCCGTCAGACCAGGGAGGAGTGAGAGAGCACCACACCTCCCCCCATGTTATCCCAGTCATGGATTATACTGATCGATGCATTACTCCTGTTTCCATGTTCATTAAGTCCTAGCAATAGAAGCAGTCATTCTGCCAGCCATTCCACTCCTCCACCTACTAACTACGAGGATTACCGTGCAGATACCCATCTCTGCAAAACTAACATTATTCTGTTCCCTGCAGGACTTTAagctctgtgctgactgctacaggaGGAcagtattttgtatttaattttcaaaTGGCACagtagtggcaaaaaataaaatgtagccACATTTTTGTATGACTATTcagataaataaacaaaaaaacaaaaaacactatcttatggaagtgtccctttaaacaagTGCATGTACAATATGCTCATGAAGAGTTAATAAGAATAGTGGGGCACAACAAGCCTTGTCTGCCAGCAGTTCCTGGACAATCTGCATCAatatgggggcggggggggggggggaatttatcacacACCCCTTATGCCAGTTTTATggttaaaaacaaaacacaaaaaaaaattatttgcaactttttaaatgtcaCTGCACGGGGCATGGCGGGAGTGGCATGTGGTGCATGGCGCCAGCACATTTATCATAgttgtatgccagttttctggcacacatgactgaaaTCTATGTCAGCTAGGAGCAGGCGTAGGTTTCAGTTTGGGTGCATGGACTgacagaggatgcacctaatttatgacaagcccTGTGCCTCATCAGAAATTAAGTGCATCCTCCGGAGGTGCAAGGGGATATCAAAGACTGGCGTAAAACGCAGGCCTTTGATAAATTGCTCTGTTCACCCATCAAAGTCCAGCACATGGGATATCCTCCGCACCTGCTAAATGCCCGTACGAGTTGAGGACAGACATAAAATAAGCAGTCATAAAATAAAGTTAGTAAACAGTcacaagtagtaaaaaaaaagccaaagtAATGTCTGTTTTAGAATACCTTACATCTCATTGCTACATATGGATTCCTAAGCAATGCCCAACAAGTAAAAACCCAAAGTttagaaataaaaatgatttaaaaaaaatgccatggTGGTTTCAGAATTAACAGTTTGGTCATCGGTGGAAGCCTGAAAACCATTCTTCGCTGGTATTGGTTACATCTCCATAATGGGAGGTGTAATGCAGCCCTCTTCATTTCCCAGAGAGAAGACAGtacaagttttcatttttttccctctacatattaaaatgcatatttttggtTTCCTGCCAAGAGGATGGCCGTGGCTCAGACCAGGTTATATAGTCTTCTAGTTGCATAATGATATTTTTGGGAGACCAGAGTTAGTATTTGTGCTCAAGTTGCAGGAGTGGCAGTGTGACATTCAACCCCAAGTATAGCTTGGGCCTTACCATGCCAACGTGATGGTGCCaacggcaaaaaaataaaataaattcaacccgattagatttttttttttgtagattgtAACCGTATCCATCTTATTGACATGGTGTTAATTTAATTTGAAATGTAagacaggaaagaaaaaaaggaaaaaaataaaaaaataaaaaaaaggacgcTGCACTGCGATCTGCGTGTACTCACTAGAGACCCGTGCTCCCACACTACATAACATGGACTCCAGAGGAGGGGAAATCATTTGTGGGCTGGAGGAAAGGAAGGAAACCATCAGGCATTCTCTTAATAATTGTATCGACGCTGGCAAGGCTGGTGAACAATCCTCCCGCTGTGCTTGACCTGGCGCGAGTGGCATCCTCGAATGTGGTTTTGGCGTCTAAGGCTCTTTCGGTTAAGAAGAGATCTCTCCATTTGGTGCTTTGACAATTTGGAGAGTTGAATTGTCTTTGTCAGGTCCAGACAAGCTGCGCGAGCAGAAAGGGTGGCAACGTAACAACGTACATGCTGAGCGACGCTTTTATGACCTGGATCCAACCTGgaaaatatttaagaaaaaaaataaaaataaaaatattacatttaaaaaacttATGGCAATAACCACCCAAAGCCTGGAAAAAatgcatactttatttttttattgaactgCTACGTCAAGTGCTTTGCCGAGAACAGTTTTCATGTACAGGTTCTATGTGGGTCAAATGCTGCCCGGgacacccccaccccccaaaaattttatCAGCCATAGTATTACATTAACATTATGTAAACCCCCTCATGCTACCAAAGCCTCTTTGAACCATAGAGGAATGAACACCACAATACCTCATCGTGTTCTGTGGTATCTAGCACCAAGATGTTAACAGGAgctcatttaaagggtttctcgcTAGGATACGCCACCAATGTCCGATTGgtgtcagaggtgggacccacacccatTTCTAGAACGGAGCTCACAAAGTGAACGAGTGCAGACTGTGCACGCCACCCTCAGTGGTTTTAATGGATTTACAAGTGGTTTTGGCCAAACACCAAATgctaaaaggggttctcccatcgcAACTTATTTTCTGTCTGATAAGtgactgatcggcaggggtcagacTGCTGGGGCCCCACCTATCACGAGAACAGGTCTAGGTTTCCACATTTGAATGGGGTTGTGGACACGCATGCACACTACTGGTCTGTTCAGGTCTATGGAGTTATCAGAGATAGCGGATTACAATTGGTTTGCCATCTCCAGCAGTCTCAGAGTAGAACAGAGTGGAGGACATGCATAGTGGATCAGAAAGGATATATAGATAGAGGATCAGTTGTTATAACGGGAATACTTCTTTAAAAAAGGGTCaaccaggattttactattgatggcttaggccgcatgcacacagccgttgtgcagctgttctgtgcattggggaccgcaattcacgggcaacatccgtgcagcgggccggacccattggacttcaatgggtccgtggtctgtccgcactgcaaaaacatatgacatgtcatatttatttgcggtgtgGAACAATggaaagaaacaccacagaagcttCCGGtcttccgtgactccgttccaagtgaatgggtctgcatccgtgatgcggggtgcacactgcTGGCAGtcgtggattgccgacccgccatttgcgggccacaatacggccgtgtgcatgaggccttatcctcagggtaagccatcaatatctgacctgCACCCCCAATCAActtttctgcagtagctccagagCCAGAAGCCATAACTACaccgctccatccactgtgtacaGGACAGAGCTAGTTACTGCAGCGCAGCTCCCATTAAAAGGGAAGGAATGGCCATCGATAGTAAAATCCTAGAAAACCTCTTTAGGACAAGAGGCCACAACTGCTAAGAGTCAACCTGGAAGATTACAGTATGCTCTGCACAGCGAACAGGCTTCGGCTCATACTTAGACTTCTGGATTACCCTTTTCTCAAAGAAAGTAAATTATATTTAGCGCTTCGATTCGCTTCaacactttgttttaatgctgtctgagacctgtctccgtacagcaaTAAAATGTATTGTCTCAGTTGAGGCAAAATTCACTTCATCTGAAGTTGTGCGAGACTTCTGTGAATGAAATCAGTtttcatttctgcatctttaaccctttcatgatcgGGCCcaaaaaggcctgaatgtccaggcaactttttgtgattttgtgcacgtgGTGGTTCAGTGACCGTAGcctttttatttgtttgactaccaaaataattttagcgattttttttattaacttgacACTGAATGTTTTCTTAAGagattttttccccccctttttttaagtTTAATTTGGAGGAAAACCGCTAATTATTAAAAAAGTATATTTTCTTTAATTATAGATTTCTTAATTAAAACTAACTATTTTAGGATTATCATTTTCATATGTAACATATAGGTTTGAGCAAAAGGGGCGACTATAGTGACGGTTTCTGTTAGtgactgcatttaaaaaaaaaaaaaaaaaatatatatatatatatatatatatatatatatatatatatatatatatatatatatatatatatatatatatatatatatatatatatatatatatatatatatatatatatatatatatatataccgtatatatatacattttttattttatttttttacttctattttaattcatttttggcACTTATGTCCCCCAGGAaatcattaaccacctccggaccgcctaacgcacatgtgcgttccggaggtggcaggctggcgcacagtcacgcatatatgcgtcatctcgcgagacgcaagatttcctgtgaacgcgcgcgctcacaggaacggaaggtaagcgagtggatctccagcatgccagcggcgatcgttcgctggcaggctggagatccgaattttttaacccctaacaggtatattagacgctgttttcataacagcgtctaatatacctcctacctggtcctctggtggtcccttttgttaggatcgaccaccagaggactcaggtaggtcagtacagtcgcaccaaccaccacactacactacaccccccccccccgtcacttattaaccccttataaacccctgatcacccatgatcaccccatataaactccctgatcacccccctgtcattgatcaccgccctgtcattgatcacccccctgtcaggctccgttcagacgtccgtatgatttttacggatccacggatacatggatcggatccgcaaaaagcatacggacgtctgaatggagccttacaggggggtgatcacccatatacactccctgatcaccccctgtcattgatcacccccctgtcattgatcactcccctgtaaggctccattcagacgtccgcatgatttttacggatccatggatacatggatcggatccgcaaaacacatgcggacgtctgaatggagccttacagggggtgatcaatgacaggcgggtgatcacccatatacactccctgatcacccccctgtcattgataacccccctgtaaggctccattcagacgtccgcatgcgttctgtggatccgatacatgtatccatggatccgtaaaaaatcatgcggatgtctgaatggagccttacagggggggtgatcagtgacaggggggtgatcaccctgattaccctgatcaccccctgtcattgataacccccctgtaaggctccattcagacgtccgcatgtgtcttgtggatccgatccatgtatccatgtatccgtaaaaaatcatgcggatgtctgaatggagccctacagggggggtgatcaatgacagggggtgatcagggagtctatatgggtgatcacccccctgtcattgatcacccccctgtcattgatcacccccccccccctggtaaggctccattcagacattttttttggcacaagttagcggaaattttttgtttgtttttgttttttcttactaagtctcatattccactaacttgtgtcaaaaaataaaatctcacatggacgcaccatacccctcacggaatccaaatgcgtaaacatttttagacatttatattccagacttcttctcacgctttagggcccctaaaatgccagggcagtataaataccccacatgtgaccccatttcggaaagaagacaccccaaggtattccgtgaggggcatattgagtccatgaaagattgaaatttttgtcctaagttagtggaaagtgagactttgtgagaaaaaaacaaaaaaaaaaaaaaaaaatcaatatccgctaacttatgcaaaaaaaaaaataattctaggaactcgccatgcccctcattgaataccttggggtgtcttctttccaaagtggggtcacatgtggggtatttatactgccctggctttttaggggcccgaaagtgtgagaagaagtctggaatataaatgtctaaaaatgccctcctagaaggaatttgggcccctttgcgcatctaggctgtaaaaaagtgtcacacatgtggtatcgccgtactcaggagaagttggggaatgtgttttggggtgtcattttacatatacccatgctgggtgagaaaaatatcttggtcaaatgccaactttgtataaaaaaaatgggaaaagttgtcttttgccaagatatttctctcacccagcatgggtatatgtaaaatgacaccccaaaacacattgcccaacttctcctgagtacggcgataccagatgtgtgacacttttttgcagccaaggtgggcaaaggggcacatattccaaagtgcacctttcggatttcgcaggccattttttacacattttgattgcaaggtacttctcacacatttgggcccctaaattgccagggcagtataactacgccacaagtgaccccattttggaaagaagacaccccaaggtattccgtgaggggcatggcgagttcctagaattttttattttttgtcacaagttagcggaaaatgatgatttttctttttttttcttttttccttacaaagtctcatattccactaacttgcgacaaaaaataaaaaattctaggaactctccatgcccctcacggaataccttggggtgtcttcttttcaaaatggggtcacttgtggcgtagttatactgccctggcaatttaggggcccaaatgtgtgagaagtaccttgcaatcaaaatgtgtaaaaaatggcctgcaaaatccgaaaggtgcactttggaatatgtgcccctttgcccaccttggcagcaaaaaagtgtgacacatctggtatcgccgtactcaggagaagttggggaatgtgttttggggtgccattttacatataaccatgctggatgagagaaatatcttggcaaaagacaacttttcccatttttttatacaaagttggcatttgaccaagatatttttctcatccagcatgggtatatgtaaaatgacaccccaaaacacattccccaacttctcctgagtacggcgataccagatgtgtgacacttttttgctgccaaggtgggcaaaggggcacatattccaaagtgcaccttttggatttcaccggtcattttttacacattttgattgcaaagttcttctcacacatttgggcccctaaattgccagggcagtataactacgccacaagtgaccccattttgaaaagaagacaccccaaggtatttcgtgatgggcactgcgagttcctagaattttttattttttgtcgcaagttagtggaatatgagactttgtaagaaaaaataaataaataaaaataatcatcattttccgctaacttgtgacaaaaaataaaaagttctatgaactcactatgcccatcagcgaataccttagggtgtctactttccgaaatggggtcatttgtgggggttttctactgtctgggcattgtagaacctcaggaatcatgacaggtgctcagaaagtcagagctgtttcaaaaagcggaaattcacatttttgtaccatagtttgtaaatgctataacttttacccaaaccattttttttttgcccaaacattttttttttatcaaagacatgtagaacaataaatttggcgaaaaatttatatatggatgtcgttttttttgcaaaattttacagctgaaagtgaaaaatgtcatttttttgcaaaaaaatcgttacattttgattaataacaaaaaaagtaaaaatgccagcagcaatgaaataccaccaaatgaaagctctattagtgagaagaaaaggaggtaaaattcatttgggtggtaagttgcatgaccgagcgataaacggtgaaagtagtgtagtgccgaagtgtaaaaagtgctctggtcatgaagggggtttcacctagcggggctgaagtggttaaaaggcctTTTGGAGGACACcaacttttttctttcttcttcctccATGGTTTCCACTGTCACTGGGGCATCCACAGTaggtgtcgggaaggggttaaaaacatctCAAATTAGCAATCCGAAGTCAGGTTTGGTACCGAGGAACCAGCCGGTCCCAAACTAGACTTCGGATTCTGAatttaaaaatgcttttaaagatatagAAATGAATGCCGAATTCATTCATTGAAGTCTCgtgcgactttggatgaaacgaGTTTTGCCTCAGTGGAGGCAATACAGTTTAatgctgtacagcattaaaacgaagtgtTAGAATGAAATAGACTGCGGATCCATGACCTGAAGCTCAATTCCCTCAAAATTAAGTTATATTCCTCCAGGTAAGCCCTATGAAGATTGATCGGGCCTGGGGCTACAGTGAAAACATAGATCAAATTCTTTATATTTTTACTCAGTCGATACCAAAGGGGTAATAAAACCAACAGGAAAGCACCCATCTCCAAAGGAGAACCTTTTGTCGATATATATCTTGCCTTAAAGAACTTGAGTTGTGGCTTTCTGAATCCTTTGTGCTTGTCGGCTTACTGCAAAGATTGTGCACAGCATAGACAGACATGCTCGGGTGTTCAATGAGAAGGTTCTCCAATGGGCTCATCCCCACCTCCATAGTGGCCAACTCTCCGGCGGAAAAACATGGCGGGGGAGTGACAAACCAACTCTCCTCCAAAGGACACGGTTCGAAATGGACATAACAAGAGTCAATCGTATCTTCAAACTGTTCAAAGGCACCTGGTGCATAATTCATGAAGGGTTCTTCATTTGCGTAGTCGATTTCTTCAAAGGTAGAGGCTTCTTCTGGTTCTGTAGTGCAGTTATTAACTGCAATGGAAAcggaacaggggggggggggggggagagaaagaaACATTACGTTAGGACGTGAACGTAAAAATAATATTCTGAGGATGCTTAATTGAAGGGGTTGTTTAGATCACATGGAACATCCCGTGTTTAGCTAATGCGGTGACtttgttatgtttatttttttgaattttcataattattttttttaattagcacCTAATGTGCTGGCACCATAACAAGTTTGCCACAAAAATTTCTAcacgcaggggcatttttttttttttaaatagaaggtTGTATAGTATTTATTCATGGGAAGCCCCTTTAAGTTTCAGTAACTCCTGTTGCACTGGAAGCATTTGCAACGGTTGAGGgtacttcacactagcgttgttagaatccggcaggcagttgtgttgctggaactgcctgccggatccggaaatccgtctGCAAACGGATGTCTTTTTCCGGAAAAAGTAGTCCGGAgtaacagatccggcatttaaattttttttcaaatctagaaagaactgcgcatatcgaaaaaccggatccggcaattttcggaacacttggtactggatccggcattaatacatttcaatagtgTTCCAGGATTTTGTCCGGatgaaataccgcagcatgctgtggtattttgtccagtc
This sequence is a window from Bufo gargarizans isolate SCDJY-AF-19 chromosome 5, ASM1485885v1, whole genome shotgun sequence. Protein-coding genes within it:
- the TP53INP1 gene encoding tumor protein p53-inducible nuclear protein 1, which gives rise to MFRRLNSMFVRDVSNVLIQDPELGEKEDDEWIVVDFIVNNCTTEPEEASTFEEIDYANEEPFMNYAPGAFEQFEDTIDSCYVHFEPCPLEESWFVTPPPCFSAGELATMEVGMSPLENLLIEHPSMSVYAVHNLCSKPTSTKDSESHNSSSLRLDPGHKSVAQHVRCYVATLSARAACLDLTKTIQLSKLSKHQMERSLLNRKSLRRQNHIRGCHSRQVKHSGRIVHQPCQRRYNY